From a region of the Notolabrus celidotus isolate fNotCel1 chromosome 14, fNotCel1.pri, whole genome shotgun sequence genome:
- the pid1 gene encoding PTB-containing, cubilin and LRP1-interacting protein: MWQPASERLQHFQTMLKTKLNVLTLRKEPLPTVIFHEPEAIELCSTTPLTKNRPHAGYKVNYLGKVTISGTQFLSGCTESAVVGLVEHRALTQQQGICPAGSSLLEIRPFQVRLHHLDGHGEASVTMDTYQVARIAYCTADHSVRPNIFAWIYREINDDLSFQMDCHAVECESKLEAKKLAHSMMEAFRKTFHSMRSDGRIHKSGSSDDFAEDSSTPEDSTPDDG, encoded by the exons ATGTGGCAACCCGCGTCGGAGCGACTGCAG CACTTCCAGACCATGCTGAAGACCAAGCTAAATGTGCTGACGCTTAGGAAGGAGCCGCTGCCCACGGTGATCTTTCATGAGCCGGAGGCCATCGAGCTGTGCTCCACCACGCCACTAACAAAGAACAGACCCCATGCTGGATACAAG GTGAACTACTTGGGTAAAGTGACAATTTCTGGGACTCAGTTCCTGTCTGGTTGCACAGAGTCGGCAGTTGTGGGTCTGGTGGAGCATCGAGCCCTCACTCAGCAACAAGGCATCTGCCCAGCGGGCAGCTCCCTGCTGGAGATTCGTCCCTTCCAGGTGCGTCTTCACCACCTGGATGGGCATGGCGAGGCCTCAGTAACCATGGACACATACCAGGTGGCACGAATCGCCTACTGCACAGCCGACCATAGCGTCAGACCCAATATATTTGCCTGGATCTACCGGGAAATCAATGACGACCTGTCCTTCCAGATGGACTGCCACGCAGTGGAGTGTGAGAGCAAGCTAGAGGCCAAGAAGCTGGCACACTCAATGATGGAGGCTTTCCGCAAGACTTTCCACAGTATGCGCAGCGATGGCCGCATTCACAAGAGTGGGTCGTCAGACGACTTTGCGGAGGACTCTTCCACCCCTGAAGACTCGACACCTGATGACGGTTGA